Proteins encoded in a region of the Halioglobus maricola genome:
- the mce gene encoding methylmalonyl-CoA epimerase, with protein MITALDHIAIAVPDFEKAIKRFMEDFGLPFEGTEDVIAAKTSTAFFPLPPTQIELVHPLNGEGPIAGYLEKKGGGLHHLCFRSDNIEEDIARLKEKGYQFLGDAPTAGAHGSKVIFIHPKSCDGVLIEINQPGDEHH; from the coding sequence ATGATCACTGCACTGGATCACATTGCCATCGCTGTTCCCGATTTTGAGAAAGCGATTAAGCGCTTTATGGAGGACTTCGGTCTTCCCTTTGAGGGAACTGAAGACGTTATAGCAGCGAAGACGTCTACTGCCTTCTTCCCGCTACCACCGACCCAGATAGAGCTGGTCCATCCGCTCAATGGTGAGGGGCCGATTGCGGGATATCTCGAAAAGAAGGGCGGTGGTCTGCACCACCTTTGTTTTCGCTCCGACAATATCGAAGAGGATATAGCCCGGCTAAAAGAAAAGGGCTACCAGTTTCTTGGTGATGCACCGACAGCAGGCGCACACGGTTCCAAGGTGATTTTCATTCACCCCAAGAGCTGCGACGGCGTGTTGATTGAGATCAATCAGCCTGGCGACGAACATCACTAA
- a CDS encoding biotin/lipoyl-containing protein translates to MSNEHYLQNAMIHRDRRLGRRHTNWVNQFDCTHISPLIICRGPIRKEAMDVFTEMGISHFGILLSEKDSIVYQDALAPELRSLTAPDRVHRVPDYTGANKEERDQRIAQIINIAKENGYNAIFAGYGFMAEDEAMVAAMERAGLNFIGPCSRTVHDAGLKDEAKRTALKAGVSVTPGIDNGTALTLLKKHPDVAALKALAAEHGLSVDEAKLDDDSIELADKADLVLAASYIKGVDIYTVDELCATLTEAVDKMAAEYPANRIRLKAISGGGGKGQRILGIGESGRTPEMVREILNEVKTTGVGDNKNVLVELNIETTRHQEIQVVGNGEWSMTMGGRDCSLQMHEQKLLEVSVTVESLEAAIEQARASGNAIELKVLEQDLETLVAMEDEATRFGEAVGLDSVSTFECIVDRDKHFFMEMNTRIQVEHRVTELCYSLKFSNPDNSEDSFVVESLVELMVLLAAHGPKLPRPERAPRYNDSVEARLNATNQALQPSAGGVIEYWSDAVEGEIRDDQGISLHNPDTDVFMKYTLAGAYDSNIALLLTVGDTRLDTYERMAEVIRQTNMRGKDLATNLEFHYGLVNWFIGQNINARPTTRFIVPYLTAVGELKQRANNLDLGYAWQQICKAELASSTGDAAAALKSSLDLKHTLLLRPLEMLLAEPHILAGWLSINRDSYTMVEGKISWNENPLELLDDTYHFLNMDYISGAPASSMIWDHDNDVLRQALDFYAELNNRLDAEDWIEFQSILASEDAPEGINSEMWAQIRGAHAGYQAGVDILAVLPSIAEATAYYALCVNDDLTINIPERLEDGELQEAMAKILVPPPVAKSDEILAESGGMFYGRETPEHELYVKEGDHFEAGDPLFIVEVMKMFNKVYAPFSGTIDTVLVETDGVIIGKGQPIFKITPDEKIVVESPDDIAARRRSVTGEFLGQLV, encoded by the coding sequence GTGTCCAACGAACACTACCTGCAAAACGCAATGATCCATCGTGACCGTCGCCTGGGGCGCCGCCACACAAACTGGGTCAATCAGTTTGACTGCACCCACATCTCTCCGCTGATTATCTGTCGCGGCCCCATCCGTAAAGAAGCGATGGATGTCTTCACCGAGATGGGTATTAGCCACTTCGGCATCCTGCTGTCCGAGAAAGATTCCATCGTCTATCAGGACGCGCTGGCTCCAGAACTGCGTTCCCTGACAGCGCCCGATCGTGTCCATCGTGTTCCGGACTACACCGGTGCGAATAAGGAAGAGCGCGATCAGCGCATTGCCCAGATCATCAATATTGCCAAGGAAAATGGCTACAACGCTATCTTTGCTGGCTACGGTTTCATGGCTGAAGACGAGGCCATGGTTGCGGCGATGGAACGGGCAGGGCTCAACTTCATCGGGCCCTGTTCGCGCACCGTGCACGACGCTGGCCTGAAGGATGAAGCGAAACGCACTGCGCTAAAAGCGGGCGTATCTGTGACCCCTGGTATCGACAACGGCACCGCATTAACGCTGCTTAAAAAGCATCCTGATGTGGCGGCGCTCAAAGCACTGGCCGCGGAACACGGCCTGAGCGTGGACGAGGCCAAGTTGGATGACGACAGTATCGAGCTGGCTGACAAGGCCGATCTGGTATTGGCCGCGTCCTATATCAAGGGCGTCGACATCTACACCGTGGATGAGTTGTGCGCCACTCTGACCGAAGCCGTAGATAAAATGGCAGCAGAGTATCCCGCTAATCGTATTCGCCTCAAGGCGATCTCCGGTGGCGGTGGCAAGGGCCAACGGATCCTCGGCATCGGTGAGTCTGGCCGCACGCCCGAAATGGTGCGTGAAATCCTTAACGAAGTGAAAACCACTGGCGTAGGCGACAACAAGAACGTCCTCGTTGAGCTGAACATTGAAACCACACGCCATCAGGAAATCCAGGTGGTGGGTAACGGTGAGTGGTCGATGACAATGGGTGGGCGTGATTGCTCCCTGCAGATGCACGAGCAGAAGCTGCTTGAAGTCTCGGTCACTGTCGAATCGCTGGAGGCTGCCATCGAGCAGGCGAGGGCGTCAGGCAATGCCATCGAACTGAAAGTTCTGGAGCAGGATCTCGAGACTTTGGTCGCGATGGAAGACGAGGCTACACGTTTTGGTGAGGCTGTTGGCCTCGATTCCGTGTCTACGTTTGAGTGCATCGTCGATCGCGACAAGCACTTTTTCATGGAGATGAATACCCGGATTCAGGTAGAGCACCGAGTGACTGAACTGTGCTACTCGTTGAAGTTCAGTAACCCTGACAATTCCGAGGATTCCTTTGTTGTTGAGTCGCTGGTCGAGTTGATGGTGCTGCTGGCCGCACATGGCCCGAAACTGCCGCGGCCCGAGCGGGCCCCTCGTTACAACGATTCGGTGGAGGCGCGCCTCAATGCCACTAACCAGGCGCTGCAGCCGAGTGCCGGCGGTGTCATTGAGTACTGGTCCGACGCAGTGGAGGGCGAGATTCGTGACGATCAGGGTATCAGCCTGCACAACCCGGATACCGATGTTTTCATGAAGTACACACTCGCCGGTGCCTACGATTCCAATATCGCCCTGTTGCTAACGGTCGGCGATACGCGTTTGGATACCTACGAGCGCATGGCGGAAGTTATTCGCCAAACGAATATGCGGGGCAAGGATCTCGCCACCAATCTCGAGTTTCATTACGGTCTGGTGAACTGGTTTATCGGCCAGAATATTAACGCCCGTCCGACCACGCGCTTTATCGTTCCTTATCTCACGGCAGTCGGTGAACTGAAGCAACGGGCCAACAACCTGGATCTCGGTTATGCCTGGCAACAGATATGCAAAGCCGAGCTAGCCAGTTCCACTGGCGACGCAGCCGCAGCGCTGAAGTCCAGCCTGGATCTCAAGCACACTTTGTTGCTGCGGCCGCTGGAAATGCTGCTGGCAGAGCCTCATATCTTGGCGGGTTGGCTGAGTATCAATCGCGATAGCTACACCATGGTCGAGGGTAAGATCAGCTGGAACGAGAACCCTCTCGAGCTGCTGGACGACACCTACCATTTCCTGAATATGGATTATATCAGCGGCGCGCCAGCGTCCAGCATGATCTGGGATCACGACAACGACGTGCTCCGTCAGGCATTGGATTTCTATGCTGAGCTGAATAATCGCCTGGACGCAGAAGATTGGATCGAGTTCCAATCAATACTGGCGAGTGAGGATGCTCCCGAAGGGATTAACAGTGAAATGTGGGCTCAGATTCGAGGGGCGCATGCGGGTTACCAGGCCGGGGTCGATATCCTTGCGGTGCTGCCCAGCATTGCAGAGGCGACGGCTTACTACGCACTGTGTGTGAATGACGATCTCACCATCAATATTCCTGAGCGATTGGAAGATGGAGAGTTGCAGGAGGCGATGGCCAAGATATTGGTGCCGCCGCCGGTTGCGAAGTCAGACGAAATTCTCGCCGAAAGCGGCGGGATGTTCTACGGCAGGGAGACACCTGAACACGAGTTGTATGTGAAGGAAGGTGATCACTTTGAAGCGGGTGATCCGCTGTTCATTGTCGAAGTCATGAAGATGTTCAACAAGGTCTATGCGCCATTTTCCGGAACCATCGATACGGTGCTGGTAGAGACTGACGGTGTGATCATCGGAAAAGGGCAGCCCATTTTCAAAATTACACCTGATGAGAAAATCGTCGTGGAATCTCCAGACGATATCGCAGCGCGGCGCCGCAGTGTCACCGGCGAATTTCTTGGCCAGCTGGTTTGA
- a CDS encoding acyl-CoA carboxylase subunit beta: MTKNSSNDLIASLNNPFAANDEQEFKVPGQVAAEPGLYEEALKAGWELQQRPYRASGVKNTQRQHLKNRMTIWERIECLADEEPTILYQNWGPNLDGASLVTAIVKVNGRDVALYGHDFTVRAGSMDATNGKKLARLFELAAKRKIPLVGLNDSAGAYIPAGVGGLDGYADAFTALRKISGVVPSIMCMFGFNAGGGSYLPRQGSFLIQPNDTFFGLTGPGVVKSVLGEDVTPDELGGPGVHSQSGVTDFVVPDELAALRKVRELLNYLPANNGELPPHQPSSDPSSRKTWDIDILLKKAFNSPTGFNTPVDISILIQQLCDHGDFLEIQPERARNTITALGRMGGNVVGFVANNSAVSSGQIDIDAAYKNARFIRFCNLYNIPIIFLEDTTGFLPGREQESRGIVQAGRAMLDAIVDLRTPRFLVLVRNAFGGAYASYNNYPTGADFVVALPTTRVAVMGPAGVEYVYKDELKKIRGSIKDRVAKETQAQVAAGLAEEAAREAADTLVAEWVKAEEQLLAQRYEQELMNPNEALSLGSISQIVMPSDLRQVLAEQMDFCLRHYEPSPLQSVQREFH; encoded by the coding sequence ATGACGAAAAACAGCAGCAACGATCTGATTGCATCTTTGAATAACCCTTTCGCCGCCAACGATGAACAGGAATTCAAAGTCCCCGGACAGGTAGCCGCCGAGCCCGGGCTCTACGAGGAGGCCCTGAAAGCGGGGTGGGAACTGCAGCAACGTCCCTATCGGGCAAGCGGCGTTAAGAATACTCAGCGCCAGCACCTGAAAAATCGTATGACCATCTGGGAGCGCATAGAGTGTCTCGCAGATGAAGAACCCACGATCCTTTATCAAAACTGGGGCCCCAACCTCGACGGAGCCTCCCTGGTGACGGCTATCGTCAAGGTGAATGGCCGCGACGTCGCTCTATACGGACACGATTTCACCGTTCGGGCCGGCTCCATGGACGCCACCAACGGTAAAAAACTGGCCCGGCTGTTCGAACTGGCCGCAAAGCGCAAGATTCCACTGGTCGGTCTCAACGACTCGGCTGGTGCCTATATTCCCGCCGGCGTCGGTGGTCTCGATGGCTACGCCGATGCATTCACCGCGCTGCGCAAAATATCCGGTGTCGTACCGAGCATTATGTGTATGTTCGGTTTTAACGCTGGCGGTGGTTCTTACCTGCCTCGCCAGGGATCATTCCTGATCCAGCCCAACGATACTTTTTTCGGCCTGACCGGTCCGGGCGTCGTAAAATCTGTTCTCGGTGAAGATGTGACTCCCGATGAGCTTGGTGGCCCTGGCGTACACAGCCAGAGCGGCGTGACGGACTTTGTTGTGCCAGATGAGCTGGCCGCGCTGCGCAAGGTGCGCGAATTGTTGAACTACCTTCCCGCCAATAATGGTGAACTGCCGCCACATCAGCCTTCTTCCGATCCGAGTTCCCGCAAGACCTGGGATATCGATATTCTGCTGAAGAAGGCCTTCAATTCTCCCACCGGTTTTAACACGCCGGTTGATATCAGCATTCTGATTCAACAGCTCTGTGACCATGGCGATTTCCTGGAGATTCAGCCCGAGCGCGCTCGTAATACGATCACCGCTCTGGGTCGTATGGGTGGCAATGTGGTGGGCTTTGTTGCCAACAACTCCGCCGTTTCTTCAGGCCAGATAGATATCGATGCGGCCTACAAAAACGCGCGCTTTATTCGTTTCTGCAATCTGTACAACATCCCCATTATTTTCCTTGAAGACACCACTGGCTTCCTGCCGGGGCGTGAACAGGAGAGCCGCGGTATCGTCCAGGCTGGCCGCGCCATGCTGGATGCTATCGTCGATTTGCGCACGCCGCGCTTCCTGGTGCTGGTACGCAACGCCTTCGGCGGGGCATACGCGTCCTACAACAATTATCCCACCGGTGCAGACTTTGTCGTCGCTCTTCCCACCACTCGGGTTGCTGTGATGGGGCCAGCGGGAGTTGAGTATGTATACAAGGACGAACTGAAGAAAATTCGCGGCTCGATCAAAGACAGGGTCGCCAAGGAGACCCAGGCTCAGGTGGCAGCCGGCCTCGCGGAAGAGGCTGCGCGCGAAGCAGCCGACACGCTGGTGGCGGAGTGGGTAAAAGCAGAGGAACAACTGCTGGCCCAGCGCTATGAGCAGGAGCTCATGAACCCTAACGAGGCGCTCAGTCTCGGCTCAATATCGCAGATCGTGATGCCTTCTGACCTGCGTCAGGTACTGGCAGAGCAGATGGACTTCTGCCTGCGTCACTACGAGCCAAGCCCGCTGCAGTCTGTGCAGCGCGAGTTCCACTAA
- the pabB gene encoding aminodeoxychorismate synthase component I, whose product MLKTVSLEEIPYSPDSCQMFERLRDLPGSAILDSSYPYAQTGRYDILVADPTAGTPIPPVEGETAHWENYFDELGRFHQSRFEASQGVSPDLPFCGGLLGYLGYDLGNPLNRVSGSSGKYSGAGLYAYDWAVVQDHLLQRAVLATQPAVSRTQQSDLLRRLRSRRSTVPGGFRLQENFEANMSDVQYREAFNRIQAYISAGDCYQVNLAQRFEAGYEGDPWQAYRMLRQLAAAPFSGYLSLDNDDALMCLSPERFLSLHGSHVQTSPIKGTRPRYQDPAADQLAAAELRRSEKDRAENLMIVDLLRNDLGRSCVPGSIYVDKLFEVQSFPTVHHLVSTISGELAPERSAYQLLRDSFPGGSITGAPKRRAMEIIAELEPHPREAYCGSLMYISADGRMDSNIAIRSLLCSESKIRCWGGGGIVADSQWQQEYQETFDKVGKFLTALEGLS is encoded by the coding sequence ATGTTGAAAACCGTTTCACTGGAAGAGATCCCCTACTCACCCGACAGCTGTCAGATGTTCGAACGGCTGCGTGACCTGCCAGGTTCGGCCATCCTCGATTCGAGTTACCCCTATGCACAAACAGGCCGGTACGACATTCTCGTCGCAGATCCAACTGCGGGCACCCCGATACCACCCGTAGAGGGAGAAACCGCACACTGGGAGAACTATTTCGATGAGCTGGGACGCTTTCATCAATCCCGATTCGAGGCTAGCCAGGGCGTCTCACCCGACTTGCCCTTTTGCGGTGGCCTCCTCGGCTATCTGGGCTACGACCTGGGAAACCCGCTGAACAGGGTATCGGGATCGAGTGGAAAGTACTCAGGGGCAGGTCTTTACGCCTACGACTGGGCGGTGGTTCAGGACCATCTACTGCAGCGCGCTGTGCTTGCCACGCAACCAGCGGTATCCAGAACACAGCAAAGTGACCTGTTGCGCCGTTTGCGCTCGCGACGCTCAACCGTTCCGGGCGGCTTTCGGCTGCAAGAGAATTTCGAAGCCAACATGAGCGACGTGCAATACCGAGAGGCATTCAACCGCATTCAAGCCTACATCAGCGCCGGAGACTGTTATCAGGTCAATCTGGCCCAGCGGTTTGAAGCCGGCTATGAAGGCGACCCATGGCAGGCATACAGGATGTTGCGTCAATTGGCTGCGGCCCCATTCTCCGGTTACCTGTCTCTGGACAATGACGACGCTCTGATGTGCCTCTCACCAGAGCGGTTTCTCTCCCTGCATGGCAGTCACGTCCAGACCTCGCCTATCAAGGGCACCCGTCCCCGCTACCAGGACCCTGCAGCAGATCAGCTAGCCGCCGCAGAGTTACGCCGATCGGAAAAAGACCGCGCGGAAAATCTGATGATCGTTGACCTGTTGCGCAACGACCTCGGTCGCAGTTGTGTGCCTGGCAGTATCTACGTGGATAAACTGTTCGAGGTTCAGAGCTTTCCTACCGTTCACCACCTTGTAAGCACTATCAGCGGTGAGTTGGCACCGGAGCGAAGCGCATACCAACTCTTGCGGGACTCATTTCCTGGAGGGTCTATTACCGGAGCGCCCAAGCGGCGAGCCATGGAGATTATTGCCGAGTTGGAACCTCACCCGCGCGAGGCCTATTGCGGATCCCTCATGTACATCAGCGCTGACGGCCGCATGGACAGCAACATCGCCATCCGCAGCCTGTTGTGCAGTGAAAGCAAGATTCGCTGCTGGGGCGGCGGCGGTATCGTCGCTGACTCCCAGTGGCAGCAGGAATATCAGGAAACCTTTGACAAGGTCGGCAAGTTCCTCACTGCACTGGAAGGCCTCTCCTAG
- the thrH gene encoding bifunctional phosphoserine phosphatase/homoserine phosphotransferase ThrH, whose translation MELACLDLEGVLVPEIWIAFAEKTGIEELRATTRDIPDYNVLMKQRLGILDQHGLKIDDIQEVIATLEPLPDAIDFVNWLRERFQVIILSDTFYEFSEPLMRQLGWPTLFCHRLVTDAEGRVVDYKLRQEDPKRASVKALHSLNYRVIAAGDSYNDTTMLGEADVGILIHAPQNVKDEFPQFRSVESLQDLRGAFLDASNRDLTL comes from the coding sequence TTGGAACTGGCCTGCCTGGACCTGGAGGGTGTACTCGTCCCCGAAATCTGGATCGCATTTGCCGAGAAAACTGGCATCGAAGAGCTTCGCGCTACCACTCGCGATATTCCTGACTACAACGTCCTCATGAAACAGCGTCTGGGTATTCTCGACCAGCACGGCCTGAAGATTGACGACATCCAGGAGGTTATCGCCACGCTGGAGCCATTGCCGGATGCCATTGATTTCGTCAACTGGCTGCGCGAGCGCTTCCAGGTGATTATCCTTTCTGACACCTTCTACGAATTTTCTGAGCCACTGATGCGTCAGCTTGGCTGGCCTACGCTGTTCTGTCACCGGCTTGTCACCGATGCAGAGGGCAGGGTTGTCGACTACAAGCTGCGTCAGGAGGATCCCAAGCGCGCTTCCGTAAAGGCACTGCACAGTCTCAATTACCGGGTGATTGCTGCCGGCGATTCCTACAATGACACCACCATGCTCGGTGAGGCTGACGTGGGCATACTTATTCACGCGCCGCAAAATGTGAAAGACGAGTTTCCGCAGTTTCGGTCAGTGGAATCTCTGCAGGACCTCAGGGGCGCATTCCTCGATGCGTCCAACCGTGATCTAACGCTCTAG
- the cysB gene encoding HTH-type transcriptional regulator CysB codes for MKLQQLRYIWEVAHHDLNVSATAQSLYTSQPGISKQIRLLEDELGVEVFARSGKHLTHVTPAGEAILEAAGEVLRKVESIKQVAQEYSNERKGSLSIATTHTQARYALPATIKAFIERYPEVSLHMHQGTPVQISEMAADGTVDFAIATEALELYSDLIMMPCYRWNRCILVPKGHPLTQVSELTLEDVAEHPIVTYVFGFTGRSKLDEAFLERGLVPRVVFTAADADVIKTYVRLGLGIGIVAGMAHDAEMDPDLVALDAAHLFASSITKIGCRKGTFLRGYMYEFIEDFAPHLTRDVVTEAFSCNSKAELEELFSHLELPVY; via the coding sequence ATGAAGCTGCAGCAGCTGCGCTATATCTGGGAAGTCGCACATCATGATCTGAATGTGTCGGCCACTGCCCAGAGTCTGTATACCTCCCAGCCCGGAATCAGCAAACAGATCCGGCTGCTGGAAGACGAACTCGGTGTAGAGGTTTTCGCTCGTAGTGGCAAGCATCTTACCCATGTCACGCCTGCTGGCGAGGCTATTCTCGAAGCCGCAGGTGAAGTCCTGCGCAAAGTCGAAAGTATCAAGCAGGTCGCCCAGGAATACTCCAACGAGCGCAAGGGCAGTTTGTCGATCGCAACCACCCATACTCAGGCGCGCTATGCACTCCCTGCCACGATCAAAGCCTTTATAGAGCGCTACCCGGAGGTGTCCCTGCACATGCATCAGGGCACCCCGGTGCAGATTTCCGAGATGGCCGCTGATGGCACCGTCGATTTTGCCATCGCCACCGAGGCGCTGGAGCTCTACTCGGACCTGATCATGATGCCTTGCTACCGCTGGAACCGGTGTATTCTGGTGCCAAAAGGCCACCCTTTGACCCAGGTGTCCGAGCTGACGCTGGAAGATGTCGCCGAGCACCCCATAGTGACTTACGTGTTCGGCTTTACCGGCCGTTCCAAGCTGGACGAAGCCTTTCTGGAGCGGGGGTTGGTGCCGCGCGTCGTGTTTACCGCTGCTGATGCTGACGTGATCAAAACCTATGTACGTCTCGGCCTCGGAATAGGCATCGTGGCCGGCATGGCGCACGACGCCGAGATGGATCCGGACCTCGTGGCGCTGGATGCTGCTCATCTCTTCGCCAGTAGCATCACCAAGATTGGTTGCCGCAAGGGCACCTTCTTGCGTGGATACATGTACGAATTTATAGAGGATTTTGCGCCACATCTCACCCGCGATGTGGTCACCGAGGCCTTCTCCTGCAATTCCAAGGCAGAACTGGAAGAACTCTTCTCCCACCTCGAGCTCCCGGTCTACTGA
- a CDS encoding 5'-nucleotidase, whose protein sequence is MPSTLDDKLVIAISSRALFNLDESHQVYKEQGLDAYSAYQVQREEEPLEPGEAFPLVHKLLRLNELLGGEQQVEVVLLSRNSADTGLRVFNSIKHYDLSISRAAFCGGESPWRYINAFGCQLFLSSEAEDVRYALDCGVAAATLVSNKRGSGQDGDQLRFAFDGDAVVFSDEAEQVYKSEGLDAFTASEVAAAKQPLAGGPFKPFLAALHRLQQAFPATEAPIRTALVTARSAPAHERVIRTLRAWDIRIDESIFLGGLNKTDFLRAYQADVFFDDQQSHCESASPHIATGHVPHGVANS, encoded by the coding sequence ATGCCTTCTACACTTGACGACAAACTGGTTATCGCGATCTCCTCGCGGGCACTGTTCAACCTGGACGAGAGTCACCAGGTGTATAAAGAGCAGGGTCTGGATGCCTATTCCGCCTACCAGGTGCAGCGTGAGGAGGAGCCACTGGAACCAGGCGAAGCTTTTCCGTTGGTCCACAAGCTGCTGCGGCTGAATGAATTACTAGGCGGTGAGCAGCAGGTTGAAGTTGTGCTGCTTTCGCGCAACAGCGCCGACACTGGTTTGCGCGTGTTCAATTCGATCAAGCACTACGACCTTTCGATTTCCCGCGCTGCCTTCTGTGGCGGTGAGAGCCCGTGGCGTTATATCAACGCTTTTGGTTGCCAGCTGTTCTTGTCCAGCGAGGCTGAGGATGTGCGCTACGCGCTTGATTGTGGTGTTGCCGCAGCGACCCTGGTGTCGAACAAGCGCGGCAGTGGGCAGGATGGTGACCAGTTGCGTTTCGCTTTCGACGGCGATGCTGTGGTTTTTTCTGACGAAGCGGAGCAGGTCTACAAAAGTGAAGGGCTAGACGCATTTACCGCGAGCGAAGTTGCCGCGGCAAAACAGCCTCTGGCGGGTGGCCCCTTCAAACCCTTCCTGGCCGCACTGCATCGCTTGCAGCAGGCTTTCCCTGCCACTGAGGCGCCCATTCGCACCGCCCTGGTGACGGCGCGTTCAGCGCCAGCACATGAGCGGGTAATACGGACATTACGCGCATGGGACATCCGTATTGATGAGTCAATCTTCCTTGGTGGCCTTAACAAGACAGATTTTCTTAGAGCCTACCAGGCCGATGTTTTCTTCGATGATCAGCAGTCTCACTGCGAGTCTGCAAGCCCCCATATCGCCACCGGCCACGTCCCTCACGGTGTCGCTAATTCCTGA